The DNA region CGAATCATGTGCCGGCAGAGAAGCCTGTATGGACCACTGTCACCGTCAACACATTTAAATACTATAGCGAGACGAGGTAAGCAGTATAGTGGGTAACAAGGCGTGCCATCTTAACTTTGATAATCATATCTACAATTTTAAACTGGTTATTAGGAATATCAATTGTTGGCCTCCTAAACTGAACCCTTATTTGAGCGTAGGGCACAACATTTCTCAAAAGGGCCTGCATCCAGCCTAGAACCTGAGCAGAAATGAGGGTTCTCTCAAAATTAAGACCGACTGCCATAACCCTCCACCCTTCTCCTCCCTGTCCTATACGTTTCTCAACAGGCACGCTTACGTTTTTAATAAACTACCCTGTAGCAAGCTACAGGGAATAAC from Pseudomonadota bacterium includes:
- a CDS encoding acyl-CoA/acyl-ACP dehydrogenase, whose amino-acid sequence is MPVEKRIGQGGEGWRVMAVGLNFERTLISAQVLGWMQALLRNVVPYAQIRVQFRRPTIDIPNNQFKIVDMIIKVKMARLVTHYTAYLVSL